A stretch of Aureispira sp. CCB-E DNA encodes these proteins:
- a CDS encoding T9SS type A sorting domain-containing protein, giving the protein MQSQFYILILFLMYVQSSKAQSFLNGSFENTTSTGCNYNLNNTAFNALMSDVNAYGAGNETDIMVAGCYVPTIPDGTYCIALAAPNSDELAMALSTPLVAGTAYTFTFYAYSDIQFRPQGNVEIGASTANNTFGTLIYTGITVPNTWVQYTVSFVAPNNATHITMRNIAGATHWNRLDAFDFTTLLPIQMQEFNANLVDQVVELDWQTEQEKDSDYFLVEHSLDGLEWTELGRVAAAGNSTNLTTYQFVDKHPFVGVNYYRIREYDYQGNAMVSEMKAIDYQMNQNESIQVFPNPTSKQITVSLLASEMATITVEIYDMTGRKLLEKEHRTISKGYHQETVDMSALDAGVYMLKVTSNMLRYPMQKIVKQ; this is encoded by the coding sequence ATGCAATCCCAATTTTATATTCTAATTTTATTCCTAATGTATGTACAGTCGTCAAAAGCGCAAAGCTTTTTGAATGGCAGTTTTGAGAATACAACCTCAACAGGCTGTAATTATAATCTTAATAACACAGCTTTTAATGCACTAATGAGCGATGTTAATGCTTATGGAGCAGGAAATGAAACCGATATTATGGTGGCAGGCTGTTATGTGCCTACGATACCAGATGGTACTTATTGTATTGCTCTTGCTGCTCCTAATAGCGATGAATTAGCCATGGCACTCTCTACGCCTTTGGTAGCAGGAACAGCTTACACCTTTACGTTTTATGCCTATTCTGATATTCAATTTAGACCACAAGGCAATGTTGAAATAGGAGCATCTACGGCAAACAATACGTTTGGTACGTTAATATATACAGGGATTACGGTGCCTAATACGTGGGTACAATATACCGTAAGTTTTGTCGCTCCGAATAATGCTACGCACATTACAATGAGGAATATTGCAGGGGCGACTCATTGGAACCGTTTAGATGCATTTGATTTTACAACATTATTGCCCATACAAATGCAAGAATTTAATGCCAATCTAGTCGATCAAGTGGTAGAGTTGGATTGGCAAACAGAGCAAGAAAAAGATAGTGATTATTTTTTGGTAGAACATAGTTTAGATGGGTTAGAATGGACGGAATTAGGACGTGTGGCAGCAGCAGGAAATAGTACGAATCTAACTACCTATCAATTTGTAGACAAACATCCTTTTGTTGGTGTTAATTATTATAGAATTAGAGAATATGACTATCAGGGAAATGCTATGGTTTCTGAAATGAAGGCAATTGATTATCAGATGAATCAAAATGAAAGCATTCAAGTCTTCCCAAATCCAACCAGCAAGCAAATTACGGTAAGCTTATTGGCGTCAGAAATGGCTACAATCACTGTTGAAATATACGATATGACAGGACGCAAGTTATTAGAAAAAGAGCATAGAACGATCTCTAAAGGATATCATCAAGAGACAGTAGATATGAGCGCCTTAGATGCTGGGGTTTACATGTTAAAGGTTACTAGCAATATGCTACGTTATCCTATGCAAAAAATTGTGAAGCAATAA